AATCGTAGAGGTTATCCGAGGTAAAAAAAATAGACAAGAAGGCAATATTGAGGATAATATTCACATTCTGGACAGTTTAGAATCAATATATAATTTTAGGAAATCTGAATGAATCCGGAACCCAAAGTCCGTTCTTTAAGAATATACTCTTTTGTTTTTAAGACGATTTTTGCTTATTATCTTAGATCCAAACTTCTAAGAAAATTCATTTCGGAATCTTCCTGGGAGACAAAGAAAAAAAAATTCCTCTCGAAAAAAGGCAAAGAAGCAAAAGATATATTCTTTTCGTTAGGCGGAGTCTATATAAAGATCGGACAGTTCATCAGCAATTTATTTCATCTGTTGCCGGAAGAATTTTTATGGGAACTCCAGGACTTGCAAGACAGAGTTCCTTCAAAACCTTTTTCCGAAATTCAAAAAAGATGGCACTCCAATTTCTCCACACCAATGCAGGAAGTATTTCACGATATAGGTGTGGAAGCCCATGCAAGTGCTTCGACGGCACAAGTGCATATCGGTTATTATAAAGACAAAAAAGTAGCGATCAAGGTTCTTTACAACGGAATCGAAGAAGAAGCGAGAGCCGATTTAAAAACCATCAAAAAAATCATTTGGATCGTGGATCGTTTTTTGTTTTCAATTTCAGGAAGAGAAGTCGCAAAACAACTGGAAGAAATGATTCATAAGGAATTGGATCTGAGGAACGAACTGCATTATTTGCAAAAGACGATCCTTGCCTTTCAAACGGAAAAGGATTTTTGTTTTCCCGAACCCGTGGTTGAATTTTGCACAAAATCGATATTAGTTACAGAATTCATCGAAGGTAAAAAAATTTACGAAGTTCCACCTCATGAATTCGGAAATAGAAAAAATCCCTATTTGGAAAAACTCATTCGCGCCTATATGCTAATGATTTTCGAATACAGGTTTTTCCACGCAGACCCTCATCCCGGAAACTTGATTTTACTTGAAAACGGTCAACTCTGTTTTATCGACTTTGGAGCGGTTCAGGAAATCAGCGAAGACGATTCCAGAAACTTGGAAAGACTTCTCATCAGCTCCATGCAAAAAGATTACCATACTATGGCGGAAGTGTTGATAGAAATGGGAGCGGTGAGTGAAAATCTTAAGAAAGAAGAGTTATGTAAAATCCTTAAATACTCTCTGAGCAAACTCAATCGAATTCTATCCTCCACCAAGAATTTCAGAAATATAGGTTGGGACACATTGAAACCGGGAGAGGACTTACGTTTTCTACGTGAAATCCAAGTTAGTTTAAAAAGGCTTCTCGCTGCCTTACAACTTCCTCCCAATTTTTTAAGTTTACACAGGGTTCTTGCTCTTCTTATGGGAAATTTTTCCTATTTGGATCCTACCAGGTCTTTGTTCGAATATGCGGAAAAACCTTTCCAACAGGTAGTTTTGAAAGGCAGTTCCTGGAGAAAACGTTGGAGAGAGGAAGGGGAAGAAATTGTGGCAAGTGCACTTTCTTTGCCGAAAGAACTGAATGAATTTTTTTATAAGCTGAACCGTGGGGAATTTAAATTCCAATGGACCGAAGACAAAGATACTGCGGAACGCAAAATCCTTTTGCGAGAATTGCTTAGTTTCGGGGTACTCGGATCTTTATTTTTCTATTTCGGAATTTACTATGCAGAAAAATCCTGGAAAGAACCAAGTCTGTTATTTTATATGTTAGCAGGTCTTTCCTTTTGGTCTTTTGCGCGCTCCGCATGGGCTTATCAAAATAAAAAATAGTACAAGAGTGTTATCGATGCAATTTCCCGAACTTCCTAAAAAACCTTTTTTATCGGTTTATAAACCCCAATACATTGCCTTTGTGATCTTTGGGCTCATACTCGACTTGGCAAGCAAGTACATCATCATCAAAAAAATGCAAGCGTATGAAAGCATTCC
The nucleotide sequence above comes from Leptospira kobayashii. Encoded proteins:
- a CDS encoding ABC1 kinase family protein, which encodes MNPEPKVRSLRIYSFVFKTIFAYYLRSKLLRKFISESSWETKKKKFLSKKGKEAKDIFFSLGGVYIKIGQFISNLFHLLPEEFLWELQDLQDRVPSKPFSEIQKRWHSNFSTPMQEVFHDIGVEAHASASTAQVHIGYYKDKKVAIKVLYNGIEEEARADLKTIKKIIWIVDRFLFSISGREVAKQLEEMIHKELDLRNELHYLQKTILAFQTEKDFCFPEPVVEFCTKSILVTEFIEGKKIYEVPPHEFGNRKNPYLEKLIRAYMLMIFEYRFFHADPHPGNLILLENGQLCFIDFGAVQEISEDDSRNLERLLISSMQKDYHTMAEVLIEMGAVSENLKKEELCKILKYSLSKLNRILSSTKNFRNIGWDTLKPGEDLRFLREIQVSLKRLLAALQLPPNFLSLHRVLALLMGNFSYLDPTRSLFEYAEKPFQQVVLKGSSWRKRWREEGEEIVASALSLPKELNEFFYKLNRGEFKFQWTEDKDTAERKILLRELLSFGVLGSLFFYFGIYYAEKSWKEPSLLFYMLAGLSFWSFARSAWAYQNKK